The following proteins come from a genomic window of Yinghuangia sp. ASG 101:
- a CDS encoding ABC transporter substrate-binding protein → MHRVGTSGLLRRRTRAVVAGVTAALVLSLAACGSDDDDKDATNTGASNAPSAGAPATPDAAAYPVTITHKLGTTTIKEAPKRIVALGEGDQDAALALGVQLVGMVETTPVTPWAEPKIVGDKPQLIHMGDNGAPIEEVLKLKPDLILAGTDYWVADEYDKLSKIAPTTAYQVGPSQDSWQQVVLQVGQALGKSAEAQKLVGDLETKTANVKTQYPEIAGKTFALTMAQDTGSVLVLKDKEDISVKMLREGFGMTHPDNIAGLPGEGFSAQLSLERLDLLDVDVLLTTYNDDAGVQKGIEENPQFAKLNVVKRGSYIVLDANNFYALRNATVLSIDWLIDNLLPRISQAAKAAAAS, encoded by the coding sequence ATGCACAGAGTCGGAACCTCAGGCCTCCTGCGCCGCCGCACCCGCGCCGTCGTCGCGGGCGTCACCGCGGCCCTGGTCCTCTCCCTCGCGGCCTGCGGCAGCGACGACGACGACAAGGACGCGACCAACACCGGTGCGAGCAACGCCCCGTCGGCGGGCGCACCGGCCACGCCCGATGCGGCGGCGTACCCCGTCACGATCACCCACAAGCTGGGGACCACGACGATCAAGGAGGCGCCGAAGCGCATCGTCGCCCTCGGCGAGGGTGACCAGGACGCGGCCCTGGCCCTGGGCGTCCAACTCGTCGGCATGGTCGAGACGACACCCGTCACGCCGTGGGCGGAGCCCAAGATCGTCGGCGACAAGCCGCAGTTGATCCACATGGGAGACAACGGCGCCCCCATCGAGGAGGTCCTGAAGCTCAAGCCGGACCTGATTCTCGCGGGCACCGACTACTGGGTCGCGGACGAGTACGACAAGCTCTCCAAGATCGCCCCGACGACGGCGTACCAGGTCGGCCCGTCGCAGGACAGCTGGCAGCAGGTCGTCCTCCAGGTCGGCCAGGCCCTCGGCAAGTCGGCCGAGGCGCAGAAGCTGGTCGGCGACCTGGAGACGAAGACGGCGAACGTCAAGACGCAGTACCCGGAGATCGCCGGCAAGACCTTCGCGCTCACCATGGCGCAGGACACCGGGTCGGTCCTGGTCCTCAAGGACAAGGAGGACATCTCCGTCAAGATGCTGCGCGAAGGCTTCGGGATGACGCACCCCGACAACATCGCGGGGCTCCCCGGTGAGGGCTTCTCGGCGCAACTGAGTCTGGAACGCCTCGACCTCCTGGATGTCGACGTCCTCCTGACCACCTACAACGACGACGCCGGCGTCCAGAAGGGCATCGAGGAGAACCCGCAGTTCGCGAAGCTGAACGTCGTCAAGCGCGGCTCGTACATCGTCCTCGACGCGAACAACTTCTACGCCCTCCGCAACGCCACGGTCCTCTCCATCGACTGGCTCATCGACAACCTGCTCCCCCGCATCTCCCAGGCCGCCAAGGCCGCCGCCGCGTCCTGA
- a CDS encoding non-ribosomal peptide synthetase yields the protein MSTIHAFTTEPTTTPGATPAAQWRREAFGRATATVRVLAAARGAADSVRTTVPAALRRHDALDEVRWCGEFAVTAGETGDAGALAAAEQAVGAAIDDGASAAAAWVDRGAGADGLLVVALSTARADATSWVVLVPELRSALGAPEEADTSPAGPAHRDYAAVLAAEAEADDLVDRAAPWLELADRVDELGDDGPAEPWVSYEPFDAEAAAARDTGELVTSWVEFAPAAGRTTEVPDAVPRESLLSAAVRALARSAAVPGRHVFVDVAEDDRDRHDGRFARTVGDLRRVFPVLLDLPAGSDDEVAGPEAVRASVPADAASAAGFGTALYLGRETSAALADAAQPGVLLEYGRTDFGDGPELRAADASFDAQTNATAPSRYALRLGAWTDPARGLVRLTATADATALPELDAAALVTAWRDALEPLLPERDSAGASRDIPAPRASDTSDTSDASHAPDADSDPDLIRTLDAALGGPGVAEVLPLSPLQEGLLFHLLMGGEESDIYVQQAVLLLDGPVRPTLLAEAARRVLEKYPNLRAGFVTVDDVTRQVVPERFTVPFTYADLTDDGVPPVDVDAAFEVFADSEREEPFDPVRPPLIRFGLARVGETAYRLVMTSEVALVDGWSGGLLLTSLLESYTDAEAELARPVTPFRAHLEWLAGRDRDRASDAWRTYLADLEEPTLLADGGRTGVGATLDSAREFRRELPADLVARLTARAREAGVTVGTLYETAWGVLLGRLTGRDDVTFGSLVSGRHPDVDGVETTVGLLFNTVPVRLRVRPAESPRELWRRVQDEKTDLLDHQYLGLSDIQAGAGLGPLFDTFFVFQNLRLPDKDRGFGPDGGVRVVGHTVRDATHYPLSFVVSPGQVTRLRAMYHEGVFDRAEADALADRYTRVLEAFADAPGRRCADIDVLSAAERRRVLVEWNDTARPVPDLTIADLLEERAARSPDDTAVVQDPDGPTPTVWTYRELNERANRIARLLRAQGAAPEKTVALALPRTADMVAALFAVLKTGAAYLPLELDLPDDRIAYMLADTNPVCVLTTTAALPGVADAVRLDAPAVRDGLDALSGADLTDAERPDFVRSDARRLDHPAYVIYTSGSTGRPKGVVTPYRGLTNMQYNHRHHIFDPVVTHATRRLRIAHTVSFAFDMSWEELLWLVEGHEVHVCDEELRRDAHALTDYINRHHIDVINVTPTYAEHLLDEGLLESDPANGRHRPRLVLLGGEAVSDAVWSALRDTDDVLGYNLYGPTEYTINTLGAGTTDSHTPTIGTPIWNTTTHILDHHLQPVPPGTPGELYITGTGLARGYLNNPTLTAQRFTANPYGPPGTRLYRTGDLARQRPDGTIDYLGRTDDQIKIRGHRIEPTEIQTIIGTHPEILQNAVVPTAAADGSVQLTAYVVPADPDATPEDAEDAPVRARLAESEAEQVAEWRQIYADEYTEINTAVFTEDFAGWDSSYDGGPIPVPHMREWRDETVSRIAALRPRRVLEIGVGTGLILGRIAPLCEAYWGTDFAAPVIAKLRRELDDRDPALAAKVELRTAAAHDLSAMPTGFFDTVVVNSVIQYFPSAAYLTGVLRQALDLVVPGGSVFIGDVRNLRLIRAFHTAIHLGQAASDADDGPVRAAIERGVLLEKELLIDPDYFAALAEQLPQLGGVDLRIKRGHHHNELSRHRFDVVLHRRPVTDATPLHTAPTLAWRSDDPGQLDALAARLRDDYPATLRVTGVPNARLSGELGAVRVLENGGTVADARAALRSAPAGDGSAPLAVEPEVLYALGENHGYVVAATWTPGAPGAFDAVFSRPEGADTAAVMGTYAVSGARRGSLAAYANSPAAGRNAGTFVPRLRAYLRERLPEYMVPSTFVVLDRLPLTVNGKLDREALPAPDAGAGRKPGRAAATPAEKALCLLFAEVLGVADVGAEDSFFDLGGHSLLAARLAAKARATLGVDLAIRDVFGAPTPAALAERVSPEDAGPARPVPAPRTERGPVALSFAQRRLWLLSQFDTASAAYHEPIAARMRGRLDLAALRAAVQDVTDRHETLRTLCVESDASEDGVAEVFQHVLSPEQARTTVEFTDLVEPSSADGRADETRVAAAVAEATRRPFDLAVDLPLRVTVFAVGPDEHIMLSVFHHIAFDEWSVRPFAQDFSAAYTARCRGEAPSWEHLPVQYADYTVWQRDLLGDPADPSSRQAAQLAYWRETLAGAPEEVPLPADRPRPSVASYRGGTVESVVPAELADRLREIARAAGASPFMLFQSAVATLLHRLGGGEDIPLGSPVAGRDEEAFADLIGFFVNTVVIRADLSGNPAFGDVLARVRDTALAAFAHQDLPFERLVEELNPVRSLARNPLFQIMVGHQNQNVGEVRFGEIAPTVERFTPTTAKFDLDFIFREADQSLERGGPVEIGIEYSADLFDHGTCAALARRLIRLLEQIAADPTRRIGEFDVLSAAERRRVLVEWNDTARPVPDLTIADLLEERAARSPDDTAVVQDPDGPTPTVWTYRELNERANRIARLLRAQGAAPEKTVALALPRTADMVAALFAVLKTGAAYLPLELDLPDDRIAYMLADTNPVCVLTTTAALPGVADAVRLDAPAVRDGLDALSGADLTDAERPDFVRSDARRLDHPAYVIYTSGSTGRPKGVVTPYRGLTNMQYNHRHHIFDPVVTHATRRLRIAHTVSFAFDMSWEELLWLVEGHEVHVCDEELRRDAHALTDYINRHHIDVINVTPTYAEHLLDEGLLESDPANGRHRPRLVLLGGEAVSDAVWSALRDTDDVLGYNLYGPTEYTINTLGAGTTDSHTPTIGTPIWNTTTHILDHHLQPVPPGTPGELYITGTGLARGYLNNPTLTAQRFTANPYGPPGTRLYRTGDLARQRPDGTIDYLGRTDDQIKIRGHRIEPTEIQTIIGTHPEILQNAVVPTHEGTALTAYVVGTADPATLRAWLSARLPDYMVPSAFVRLDALPLTVNGKLDRAALPVPDLSASVSSRGPRDEHEAALCRAFAETLDLPRVGVDDDFFALGGHSLLAVRLVGAIRRAGVVADPTSVTVATVMTSPTPAALADRLRTDRGADPSLAPLLALRPDGDLPPLFCVHPGFGLAWSYAALLPHVEPERPVYGLQSPILSGGPAPERFEDLVDAYVRRVRTVQPHGPYHLLGWSFGGGVAHAVACVLQRDGEDVRFLALLDAEPAVPLPPDTAAGFGDDDAREHLRRAVSGPSADDPGAPDVAAELGDEVVAALLRARTAHEFLVPAVPFGPYQGDILCVAVRANADRTGRAAWTAHCDGSVRETAVDHEHDDLLSPSAVDDLGPLLRRGLDATHPQEGL from the coding sequence TTGAGCACTATCCACGCCTTCACGACCGAACCGACCACGACCCCGGGCGCCACGCCCGCGGCGCAGTGGCGCCGCGAGGCCTTCGGACGGGCGACCGCGACGGTACGCGTGCTCGCCGCTGCCCGCGGTGCCGCGGATTCCGTGCGCACCACGGTGCCTGCCGCACTCCGGCGCCACGACGCGCTGGACGAGGTGCGCTGGTGCGGGGAGTTCGCGGTCACGGCGGGCGAGACGGGCGACGCCGGCGCCCTCGCGGCGGCCGAGCAGGCGGTCGGCGCCGCGATCGACGACGGCGCGTCCGCCGCCGCGGCGTGGGTCGACCGGGGCGCGGGAGCGGACGGCCTCCTCGTCGTCGCGCTGTCGACGGCCCGCGCCGACGCGACGTCGTGGGTCGTCCTCGTCCCCGAACTCCGGTCCGCCCTCGGCGCGCCGGAAGAGGCGGACACATCCCCGGCCGGGCCCGCGCACCGCGACTACGCGGCGGTGCTCGCGGCCGAGGCCGAGGCGGACGACCTGGTCGACCGGGCCGCTCCCTGGCTCGAACTCGCCGACCGCGTCGACGAACTCGGCGATGACGGCCCGGCCGAGCCATGGGTGTCGTACGAACCCTTCGACGCCGAGGCCGCCGCGGCGCGGGACACCGGCGAACTCGTCACCTCCTGGGTGGAGTTCGCGCCCGCCGCGGGCCGTACCACCGAGGTCCCCGACGCCGTGCCCCGGGAGTCGCTGCTCTCGGCCGCGGTACGCGCACTCGCGCGGAGTGCCGCCGTCCCCGGCCGCCACGTGTTCGTCGATGTCGCCGAGGACGACCGCGACCGCCACGACGGGCGGTTCGCGCGCACGGTCGGCGATCTGCGCAGGGTCTTCCCGGTCCTGCTCGACCTGCCCGCCGGATCCGACGACGAGGTGGCCGGGCCCGAGGCCGTCCGCGCGTCCGTACCGGCCGACGCCGCCTCGGCGGCCGGTTTCGGCACCGCGCTGTACCTCGGCCGGGAGACCTCCGCCGCACTCGCGGACGCCGCCCAACCCGGTGTGCTCCTGGAGTACGGCCGCACCGATTTCGGCGACGGCCCCGAACTCCGGGCGGCCGACGCGTCGTTCGACGCGCAAACGAACGCCACCGCCCCCTCGCGGTACGCGCTGCGGCTCGGCGCCTGGACCGACCCCGCCCGCGGCCTCGTACGCCTGACCGCCACCGCCGACGCCACGGCCCTGCCGGAACTGGACGCCGCCGCCCTGGTGACCGCGTGGCGCGACGCCCTCGAACCACTGCTGCCGGAACGGGACTCGGCCGGTGCCAGCCGCGACATCCCCGCGCCGCGCGCGTCCGACACCTCCGACACCTCCGACGCCTCCCACGCCCCCGACGCCGACTCGGACCCGGACCTGATCCGCACCCTGGACGCGGCCCTGGGCGGCCCGGGCGTCGCCGAGGTCCTGCCGCTGTCGCCGCTCCAGGAAGGCCTGCTGTTCCACCTCCTGATGGGCGGTGAGGAAAGCGACATCTACGTCCAGCAGGCCGTGCTGCTCCTGGACGGGCCCGTGCGGCCGACGCTGCTCGCCGAGGCCGCCCGCCGGGTGCTGGAGAAATACCCGAACCTCCGGGCCGGGTTCGTCACCGTCGACGACGTGACACGCCAGGTGGTCCCGGAGCGGTTCACCGTCCCCTTCACGTACGCCGACCTCACCGACGACGGCGTGCCGCCGGTGGATGTCGACGCCGCGTTCGAGGTGTTCGCCGACAGCGAGCGCGAGGAGCCGTTCGACCCGGTCCGGCCGCCGCTGATCCGGTTCGGGCTCGCGCGGGTCGGCGAGACCGCCTACCGCCTCGTCATGACGTCCGAAGTGGCGCTCGTCGACGGCTGGTCGGGCGGCCTGCTGCTCACCTCCCTCCTGGAGTCCTACACCGACGCCGAAGCCGAACTCGCCCGTCCCGTCACGCCGTTCCGCGCACACCTGGAATGGCTCGCCGGACGCGACCGCGACCGGGCCTCGGACGCGTGGCGGACGTACCTCGCCGACCTGGAGGAGCCCACACTCCTGGCCGACGGCGGACGCACCGGCGTGGGCGCGACGCTGGACTCCGCCCGGGAGTTCCGCCGCGAGCTGCCCGCCGATCTGGTCGCGCGGCTCACCGCCCGGGCGCGCGAGGCGGGGGTGACCGTCGGCACGCTCTACGAGACCGCCTGGGGTGTGCTGCTCGGCCGCCTGACCGGGCGCGACGACGTCACCTTCGGCTCACTCGTGTCGGGGCGCCACCCCGATGTCGACGGCGTGGAGACGACGGTCGGCCTGCTGTTCAACACCGTCCCGGTGCGCCTGCGCGTACGCCCGGCCGAGTCGCCGCGCGAGCTGTGGCGGCGGGTGCAGGACGAGAAGACCGACCTGCTCGACCACCAGTACCTGGGGCTGAGCGACATCCAGGCCGGGGCCGGTCTCGGGCCGCTCTTCGACACGTTCTTCGTGTTCCAGAACCTCCGGCTCCCGGACAAGGACCGCGGCTTCGGCCCCGACGGCGGTGTCCGCGTGGTCGGCCACACGGTCCGCGACGCGACGCATTACCCGCTGTCGTTCGTCGTCAGCCCGGGCCAGGTCACGCGGCTGCGCGCGATGTACCACGAAGGGGTGTTCGACCGCGCCGAGGCGGACGCGCTCGCGGACCGCTACACGCGCGTCCTGGAGGCGTTCGCGGACGCTCCCGGGCGGCGCTGCGCCGACATCGACGTGTTGTCGGCGGCGGAGCGGCGGCGGGTGTTGGTCGAGTGGAACGACACCGCGCGGCCGGTCCCCGATCTGACGATCGCGGACCTGCTGGAGGAACGCGCCGCGCGGTCACCGGACGACACCGCCGTGGTCCAGGACCCCGACGGACCCACGCCGACCGTGTGGACATACCGCGAACTCAACGAACGCGCCAACCGCATCGCCCGCCTCCTCCGCGCCCAGGGCGCCGCACCCGAGAAGACCGTCGCGCTCGCCCTGCCCCGCACCGCCGACATGGTCGCCGCGCTCTTCGCCGTCCTCAAGACCGGCGCCGCCTACCTCCCCCTCGAACTCGACCTCCCCGACGACCGCATCGCGTACATGCTCGCCGACACGAACCCCGTGTGCGTCCTGACGACGACGGCCGCGCTGCCCGGCGTCGCCGACGCGGTGCGGCTCGACGCACCGGCGGTGCGGGACGGGCTCGACGCGCTGTCGGGGGCGGACCTGACGGATGCGGAGCGTCCGGATTTCGTGCGGTCGGACGCGCGGCGCCTCGACCACCCCGCGTACGTCATCTACACCTCCGGCTCGACCGGGCGCCCCAAGGGCGTGGTCACCCCCTACCGCGGCCTGACCAACATGCAGTACAACCACCGCCACCACATCTTCGACCCCGTCGTCACCCACGCCACACGACGCCTCCGCATCGCCCACACCGTCTCCTTCGCCTTCGACATGTCCTGGGAAGAACTCCTCTGGCTCGTCGAAGGACACGAAGTCCACGTCTGCGACGAAGAACTCCGCCGCGACGCCCACGCCCTCACCGACTACATCAACCGCCACCACATCGACGTCATCAACGTCACCCCCACCTACGCCGAACACCTCCTGGACGAAGGCCTGTTGGAGTCCGACCCGGCGAACGGCCGACACCGGCCGCGCCTGGTGCTGCTGGGCGGCGAGGCGGTCTCCGACGCGGTGTGGTCGGCGCTGCGCGACACCGACGACGTCCTGGGCTACAACCTGTACGGGCCGACGGAATACACCATCAACACCCTCGGGGCCGGCACCACCGACAGCCACACCCCCACCATCGGCACCCCCATCTGGAACACCACCACCCACATCCTCGACCACCACCTCCAACCCGTCCCCCCAGGCACCCCCGGCGAGCTCTACATCACCGGCACCGGACTCGCCCGCGGCTACCTCAACAACCCCACCCTCACCGCCCAACGCTTCACCGCCAACCCCTACGGACCCCCCGGCACCCGCCTCTACCGCACCGGCGACCTCGCCCGCCAACGCCCCGACGGCACCATCGACTACCTCGGCCGCACCGACGACCAAATCAAAATCCGCGGCCACCGCATCGAACCCACCGAAATCCAAACCATCATCGGCACCCACCCCGAAATCCTCCAGAACGCCGTCGTCCCCACGGCCGCCGCGGACGGTTCGGTGCAGTTGACCGCCTACGTGGTGCCCGCCGACCCGGACGCGACGCCGGAAGACGCCGAAGACGCCCCGGTCCGGGCGCGGTTGGCCGAGTCCGAGGCGGAACAGGTCGCCGAGTGGCGGCAGATCTACGCGGACGAGTACACCGAGATCAACACCGCCGTCTTCACCGAGGACTTCGCGGGATGGGACAGCAGCTACGACGGCGGCCCGATCCCCGTCCCGCACATGCGCGAATGGCGGGACGAGACGGTCAGCCGGATCGCGGCCCTGCGTCCGCGCCGGGTGCTGGAGATCGGCGTCGGCACCGGGCTGATCCTCGGGCGGATCGCGCCGCTGTGCGAGGCCTATTGGGGCACCGACTTCGCCGCCCCCGTCATCGCCAAGCTCCGCCGCGAGCTGGACGACCGCGACCCGGCGCTCGCGGCCAAGGTCGAGTTGCGCACCGCCGCGGCACACGACCTGTCCGCGATGCCCACCGGGTTCTTCGACACGGTCGTGGTCAACTCCGTCATCCAGTACTTCCCGAGCGCCGCGTACCTGACCGGGGTGCTGCGCCAGGCCCTCGACCTCGTCGTACCCGGCGGCTCGGTGTTCATCGGGGACGTCCGCAACCTGCGGCTGATCCGGGCGTTCCACACCGCGATCCACCTGGGCCAGGCGGCCTCGGACGCGGACGACGGGCCGGTGCGCGCGGCGATCGAGCGCGGTGTGCTGCTGGAGAAGGAACTCCTCATCGACCCCGACTACTTCGCGGCTCTCGCGGAGCAACTGCCCCAGCTCGGCGGGGTGGACCTGCGGATCAAGCGCGGCCACCACCACAACGAGCTGTCGCGGCACCGCTTCGACGTCGTCCTGCACCGGCGTCCGGTCACCGACGCCACGCCCCTGCACACCGCCCCGACGCTCGCGTGGCGATCCGACGACCCGGGGCAACTCGACGCGCTGGCAGCCCGGTTGCGCGACGACTACCCCGCGACGCTGCGGGTCACCGGGGTCCCCAACGCCCGCCTGTCCGGCGAACTCGGCGCGGTGCGCGTGCTGGAGAACGGCGGCACCGTCGCCGACGCCCGCGCCGCGCTGCGCTCCGCACCGGCCGGCGACGGATCCGCACCGCTCGCCGTCGAACCCGAAGTCCTGTACGCGCTGGGCGAGAACCACGGGTACGTGGTCGCCGCGACGTGGACGCCGGGGGCGCCGGGCGCCTTCGACGCCGTGTTCTCCCGGCCCGAGGGTGCCGACACCGCCGCGGTCATGGGTACGTACGCCGTCAGCGGCGCACGCCGGGGATCACTCGCGGCGTACGCCAACAGCCCCGCCGCCGGCCGCAACGCGGGCACATTCGTCCCGCGCCTGCGCGCCTACCTGCGCGAACGGCTGCCGGAATACATGGTGCCGAGCACCTTCGTCGTCCTCGACCGGCTGCCGCTGACCGTCAACGGCAAGCTCGACCGCGAGGCGCTGCCGGCTCCCGACGCGGGAGCCGGGCGCAAACCCGGGCGGGCCGCCGCGACCCCGGCGGAGAAGGCGCTGTGCCTCCTGTTCGCTGAAGTGCTCGGCGTCGCGGACGTCGGTGCCGAAGACAGCTTCTTCGACCTGGGCGGGCACTCCCTGCTCGCGGCCCGGCTCGCCGCCAAGGCCCGCGCGACGCTCGGCGTGGACCTGGCGATCCGCGACGTCTTCGGGGCGCCGACCCCGGCCGCGCTCGCCGAGCGCGTCTCCCCCGAGGACGCCGGCCCGGCCCGGCCGGTGCCCGCGCCGCGCACCGAACGCGGCCCGGTGGCCCTGTCGTTCGCGCAGCGCAGGCTGTGGCTGCTGAGCCAGTTCGACACCGCGAGCGCCGCGTACCACGAACCCATCGCGGCCCGGATGCGCGGCAGGCTCGACCTCGCGGCGCTGCGCGCGGCGGTGCAGGACGTGACCGACCGGCACGAGACACTGCGGACCCTGTGTGTGGAGTCCGACGCGTCCGAGGACGGCGTCGCGGAGGTGTTCCAGCACGTCCTGAGTCCCGAACAGGCGCGTACCACCGTCGAGTTCACCGACCTGGTCGAGCCGTCGTCGGCCGACGGGCGCGCGGACGAGACCCGGGTGGCCGCCGCGGTGGCGGAGGCGACCCGGCGGCCCTTCGACCTCGCGGTCGATCTGCCGCTGCGCGTCACAGTGTTCGCGGTCGGCCCGGACGAACACATCATGCTGTCGGTGTTCCACCACATCGCCTTCGACGAGTGGTCGGTCCGGCCGTTCGCCCAGGACTTCTCCGCCGCGTACACCGCGCGCTGCCGGGGCGAGGCTCCCTCGTGGGAGCACCTGCCGGTGCAGTACGCCGACTACACGGTCTGGCAGCGCGACCTGCTCGGCGACCCGGCCGACCCGTCGAGCCGTCAGGCCGCGCAACTCGCTTACTGGCGCGAGACGTTGGCCGGGGCGCCCGAGGAGGTCCCGCTGCCCGCGGACCGGCCGCGTCCGTCGGTGGCGAGCTACCGGGGCGGCACCGTCGAGTCCGTCGTTCCCGCCGAACTGGCCGACCGGCTCCGCGAGATCGCCCGGGCGGCGGGCGCGAGCCCGTTCATGCTGTTCCAGAGCGCGGTGGCCACGCTGCTGCACCGGCTCGGCGGCGGTGAGGACATCCCGCTCGGCAGCCCGGTCGCCGGGCGCGACGAGGAGGCGTTCGCCGACCTCATCGGTTTCTTCGTCAACACCGTCGTCATCCGGGCGGACCTGAGCGGCAACCCGGCGTTCGGCGACGTGCTGGCCCGGGTCCGCGACACCGCGCTGGCCGCGTTCGCCCACCAGGACCTGCCGTTCGAGCGGTTGGTCGAAGAACTGAACCCGGTACGGTCGTTGGCCCGCAACCCGCTCTTCCAGATCATGGTGGGGCACCAGAACCAGAACGTCGGCGAGGTACGGTTCGGGGAGATCGCGCCGACCGTGGAGCGCTTCACCCCGACGACCGCGAAGTTCGACCTGGACTTCATCTTCCGCGAGGCGGACCAGTCGCTGGAGCGCGGCGGACCGGTCGAGATCGGCATCGAATACTCCGCCGACCTGTTCGACCACGGCACGTGTGCGGCGCTCGCGCGGCGCCTGATCCGGCTGTTGGAGCAGATCGCCGCCGACCCGACGCGCCGCATCGGCGAGTTCGACGTGTTGTCAGCGGCGGAGCGGCGGCGGGTGTTGGTCGAGTGGAACGACACCGCGCGGCCGGTTCCCGATCTGACGATCGCGGACCTGCTGGAGGAACGCGCCGCGCGGTCACCGGACGACACCGCCGTGGTCCAGGACCCCGACGGGCCCACGCCGACCGTGTGGACATACCGCGAACTCAACGAACGCGCCAACCGCATCGCCCGCCTCCTCCGCGCCCAGGGCGCCGCACCCGAGAAGACCGTCGCGCTCGCCCTGCCCCGCACCGCCGACATGGTCGCCGCGCTCTTCGCCGTCCTCAAGACCGGCGCCGCCTACCTCCCCCTCGAACTCGACCTCCCCGACGACCGCATCGCGTACATGCTCGCCGACACGAACCCCGTGTGCGTCCTGACGACGACGGCCGCGCTGCCCGGCGTCGCCGACGCGGTGCGGCTCGACGCACCGGCGGTGCGGGACGGGCTCGACGCGCTGTCGGGGGCGGACCTGACGGATGCGGAGCGTCCGGATTTCGTGCGGTCGGACGCGCGGCGCCTCGACCACCCCGCGTACGTCATCTACACCTCCGGCTCGACCGGGCGCCCCAAGGGCGTGGTCACCCCCTACCGCGGCCTGACCAACATGCAGTACAACCACCGCCACCACATCTTCGACCCCGTCGTCACCCACGCCACACGACGCCTCCGCATCGCCCACACCGTCTCCTTCGCCTTCGACATGTCCTGGGAAGAACTCCTCTGGCTCGTCGAAGGACACGAAGTCCACGTCTGCGACGAAGAACTCCGCCGCGACGCCCACGCCCTCACCGACTACATCAACCGCCACCACATCGACGTCATCAACGTCACCCCCACCTACGCCGAACACCTCCTGGACGAAGGCCTGTTGGAGTCCGACCCGGCGAACGGCCGACACCGGCCGCGCCTGGTGCTGCTGGGCGGCGAGGCGGTCTCCGACGCGGTGTGGTCGGCGCTGCGCGACACCGACGACGTCCTGGGCTACAACCTGTACGGGCCGACGGAATACACCATCAACACCCTCGGGGCCGGCACCACCGACAGCCACACCCCCACCATCGGCACCCCCATCTGGAACACCACCACCCACATCCTCGACCACCACCTCCAACCCGTCCCCCCAGGCACCCCCGGCGAGCTCTACATCACCGGCACCGGACTCGCCCGCGGCTACCTCAACAACCCCACCCTCACCGCCCAACGCTTCACCGCCAACCCCTACGGACCCCCCGGCACCCGCCTCTACCGCACCGGCGACCTCGCCCGCCAACGCCCCGACGGCACCATCGACTACCTCGGCCGCACCGACGACCAAATCAAAATCCGCGGCCACCGCATCGAACCCACCGAAATCCAAACCATCATCGGCACCCACCCCGAAATCCTCCAGAACGCCGTCGTCCCCACCCACGAGGGCACGGCACTGACGGCGTACGTGGTCGGCACCGCCGATCCCGCGACACTGCGCGCCTGGCTGTCGGCCCGCCTGCCCGACTACATGGTGCCGAGCGCGTTCGTCCGGCTCGACGCGCTGCCGCTCACGGTCAACGGCAAGCTGGACCGCGCGGCCCTCCCGGTGCCCGACCTGTCCGCGTCGGTGTCGTCGCGCGGCCCGCGCGACGAGCACGAGGCGGCCCTGTGCCGGGCGTTCGCCGAGACCCTGGACCTGCCCCGGGTCGGTGTCGACGACGACTTCTTCGCCCTCGGCGGGCATTCGCTGCTCGCGGTGCGGCTGGTCGGGGCGATCCGCCGCGCCGGCGTCGTCGCCGACCCGACATCGGTAACCGTCGCCACCGTCATGACCTCGCCCACCCCGGCCGCCCTCGCCGACCGGCTGCGCACCGACCGCGGCGCCGACCCCTCGCTCGCGCCGCTGCTGGCCCTGCGCCCGGACGGCGACCTGCCGCCGCTGTTCTGCGTGCACCCCGGCTTCGGCCTCGCGTGGTCGTACGCGGCCCTGCTGCCGCACGTCGAACCCGAACGCCCGGTGTACGGCCTCCAGTCGCCGATCCTCTCCGGCGGCCCGGCCCCGGAGCGCTTCGAGGACCTGGTCGACGCGTACGTCCGCCGCGTGCGGACCGTGCAGCCACACGGCCCGTACCACCTGCTCGGCTGGTCCTTCGGCGGCGGTGTCGCACACGCGGTGGCGTGCGTGCTGCAACGCGACGGGGAGGACGTGCGCTTCCTCGCGCTGCTCGACGCCGAACCCGCCGTACCGCTCCCGCCCGACACCGCGGCCGGCTTCGGTGACGACGACGCCCGGGAACACCTGCGGCGCGCGGTCTCCGGACCCTCGGCCGACGACCCGGGCGCACCCGATGTGGCCGCCGAGTTGGGCGACGAGGTCGTCGCGGCGCTCCTGCGGGCCCGTACCGCACACGAATTCCTCGTCCCGGCCGTGCCGTTCGGGCCGTATCAGGGCGACATCCTGTGCGTCGCCGTACGCGCGAACGCCGACCGGACCGGTCGCGCGGCATGGACGGCGCACTGCGACGGCTCGGTCCGCGAGACCGCCGTCGACCACGAGCACGACGACCTGCTTTCCCCATCGGCCGTCGACGACCTCGGCCCGCTGCTCCGCCGCGGACTGGACGCAACCCACCCACAAGAAGGGCTCTAA
- a CDS encoding DUF397 domain-containing protein, translating into MERTWRKSSSSNQAGGDCVEVAEHASGTVPVRDSKDVARGLLAVSASSWASLTDALKLPD; encoded by the coding sequence GTGGAGAGAACATGGCGAAAGAGCAGCTCCAGCAACCAAGCAGGCGGGGACTGCGTCGAAGTCGCCGAGCACGCTTCCGGCACCGTCCCCGTCCGTGACAGCAAGGATGTTGCGCGCGGCTTGCTCGCAGTCTCGGCGTCGTCTTGGGCGTCACTGACGGACGCTCTGAAGTTGCCGGACTGA